The window AGGTTGTATATCGTATTCCTCACTAACTTGGTAGTCAACTGGGTTACCAAGTAAGTATCCAACGTTAGTATCGGTAATATACTTAGCGTGATTAACTACTATTTTATTATTTTTAGCTCCGTCATTTTCTCTAGTACGACTTAATATATCGTGTTTACCCATATAATAATCAGCTAGTCTTTTTAATCTATCTTTACGCTCTTCGTTATACTTTATAACATCATTAATTATTTGATTATTTATCTTTGTGTCCTTTGGTAAAGTATACATCTTTACACCTCCTTTTATAGTCCAATAGGTTTACTATAAACCTTAGGTGTTTTAACACCCTTAATATATTTATTTAAACCATATCTAATAGCGTCTATTGTATGGTTAAATGTATCAACTGGCTCGTTAATATACTCTCCAGTCTTTTTGTCTTTTTTCCAAGTATAGTTTTCTAACTCTTCAATAACCTTATAACAACGCTCGTCTACTATAAGCTCGTATTGTTGTATCCATTGGATACCGTGTATTATTGAGCCTTTACCTTTTTCGGTAGGCTCTATGTTAATACCTTTATCTTTAATCTCGTCAATACTCTTACGCTCAGCACTATCGCCATAACTTTTATCCTTGGCTAGTCCTAAATCAAACATTGTCTCAGCTATCTCGTCGTTTTTCATACCTTTACGTACATACTCGCCACGTACATATATCTTTTTATGTAGTGTATCAATATAACCCCAAACAAGAGCCGACGGGTCGTTTATATAACCAAAATCAAGTCCTATCCAACGACTCAAACCCTCAACCTCTTTATCACTTATAATTTTAGTAGTGTATGTACTAAAGACTAACTTGTCTAAAGTAGCAAACTCTCCCAAAGTATAAATACGATAATATGCGGGGTTTCTATATTGCAACCTCTCCAGCTCGGCTACATACTCAGCACTCAAAAACTTATTGTCTTTATATGTAGTCTTAATTACTTTTACATTTAAAGGTAACTCGCCAACAAAGAAATAGTTATATACCCAGTTCTTTTTAGATATAGGGTTAAACATCAAATATATTTGTGGAAAATCAACCAAGGCTCTAAGACGTAAATTTAACTGTGTAAACTCGTCCTCGGTTAGTTCGGTTGCCTCTTCAACTACTATATCCGTGATTCCGTCTATTGACTTAATTTTTTCCTCGTCGTCTAAGCCTTTAAATATAAAAATAGAGCCATTGGGTAGCTCTATCTCAAAATCACTCCTATTTATCCTACACTCGTCATAATAACCACTATTTCGTAAGTGAGTTATAAATAACGACCATATCGAGTGTTTTATAGTACGTTGTATTTTACGTATTACTAAGACTGTACGTTTATACTTTAAAGCTTTTAATAATACCTTTTGTGTGGCTCCATAACTTTTACCACTACCAGCTCCACCCATATATACCTCAATACGGTGTGAGTAGTCGCTGATACTATTAAATACCCAGTTATTAAATATAGCTGGGTTAAGTTTCCTTGCCATTATCAGTATCCTCGTCTATAAACCAGTCAGTATTAACCTTTTTAACCTCAACCTTTTCAATAAACCCACCTTTAGCTTTAGCTAGTAGCTCACTTGCCTTGATTCTATCAGCGTCTTTTATATTACCGTCTTTAAATGTCTTAGTCCAAAACTCAAATATCTCCTCAAGTGTAGCAATAGTACTTTTTTCTATTTCTTTACTTAGCTTTTGTCTACGTTCATTGATAAGGTCTTTAAACTTTAAGCTGTTTTGGTATCCTATACTACGTAGGTTATTACCAGTATATCCAGCGTTACGTGAGGCGGTTGTATAATCGTTAGTCTTTAAATACTCGTCTATCCAACGCTCTTGTTTGAGGGTTAGTTTGTCTCCAACCTTATACGGTGTAATAGGTCGTTTTGACATAACTACCACCTCCTGAATTATTTTTTACTCTTCTTTTCAGTTTCTTCAATTATTATTTGGTATTTAGTACCGTATAATGTGATAAAGATTTCTCCTTTAGCATTTGGTTTAACCTTAATTACATTAACCATATTATTTACCTCCTTTTTTCTTAGTAGATTTTTTCTTTGGTTTGCTTTCCTCTACTATTTCCTCAACTATTGTATCAACTGTCTTACCTTGTTCGTCAGCCTCTTCAACAATAGCATTGGCTACGGCTTGGACTACCTCCTCAGTAACCTCGTCTTTAATCTCTTCTAGTACTTTAACATAAACTCTATTGTTATCATTTTCTCCAAGTAACACATCTAGTCTATTTTTATCGACAATAAATGTCTCTCCAGCACTAGGTACATATCCTAAGCCCGTATCAGTTACGTTATACTCTTCGTAAGTACTTAACGCCTCAACTTTATATTTCATATTTAACTCCTCCTTATAAGTTGATTTACTTTTATCTAAAATATCCAACCATTTATCAGTACCTATATAACCCTCATACGTTGGTATATTTAAGAATCTATTAACATTTACATCTACCATATCAAACGGCACATAATAACAATTTTTACCCTCAACTAACCCTTGCTCTTTAAAGCTAGGTACCGGTGTTACGATAAGAGGTAAGCCAATAGCCTCGCACTCCCTCGTAAAATAACAGTCGCCCTCACAGTCGCTAAGCTGTACACCAAACCCTTTACCTTTAATACTTTGTATATATGGTCTTATATTTAGTCTTGGTTTAACATATATTACATTTGGGTTATCAATAGCGTTAATATCATTTGTAAATACTAACCATAAATAATTAATACCCGCTTTGTCTAACTCCTCAGCTAGTCGTATCATACGCTCTTTACCTTTTTCTCTAGTTAATCTAGTAGCACTAATTAGATATAAGACGTCTTGTTTATCCTCTTCGGTAAATTCTAGCGGGTTACGGCATAATGTAGGCTTAATACCCGTTAGCTCTTCCCACTCTTCGCCAGCTCCTTTACTAACACATATATATCTTGTTATCTTTGGCTCTATTATAGGTGTTAGTTGGTTAGTTTTAAACATAGCGTGTATAATTTGTATATACTCGTTAGCCTCAATATTGTTAATAATATCCGTCTCATAATTAAAAAAGGCTTTGTTACATTTAATAACATCGCCTTGTTTGTATTTAATAACTCTTACATATTTCTTTACTCTTCTTATTTGTTCAATATTTCCAGTATTATACACAACTGTTATATCATAATCTCTATATTTTTTAGCAAGCTCATATATAAACGTCTCAGTACCTCCAATTACATTAAAATTAGAGATGTAAAATACGTTTTTAGCCTCTATCATTTAACTTTTTATTTAACTCCTCTATTTGGTGTGGAGCGTCTATATCTATTGTCTCGTCATTAATACTTATGTAAGTATCGTCGTTTATATATTGTTTATTTGGGTCTAGTCCATTTAATACTCGGTATAACTCCCAACTAATAGCATAACCTCGCTCAAGTTTACCCTCGTCTTGTAGCTTTTTAGTATCCTCTATACCTTGTCTAAATGTTTTTTGGTCTACTACTATCCAACCAAAAGGCTCGCCCCAGTTTTTGTGTTCTTTATTTCTCGCTATCTCATTACCAATAAAGGTATTGACTTTAGCTTGATAATTGACAATAGTTTTTATCGCTTGCTCGCTATAATAAACGTCGCCGTGTAAATATACGCAAGGTTTATCAGTTGGATAATATGCGTCTATCCAATAACCGTGTATCTTATTATCTTTGTAAGCATAGCTGTTATTGTGTTCTAGTCTAGGTACATTTACACTATCAAAGATAGGGTCGTTAGCACTTATGTATATATTAGTGATTCCATTTTCTTTTAATAGTCTAATAGTTCTATCTACCAAACGCTCGCCTTGTATTACACTTAAAGCTTTAGGCTCTTTAAAGTTTTGGTAGTATCCACCGCACATTATTATATACTCCATAATAAACCTCCTATAAAATTAAAATAGACGCTGTCTTTTTTGCGTCTTATTTCAGTTTATATATTAGCACGATTCTTACTGTATTTTCACTATACATTTAATAGTTACTGTATATATGACTGTACAAACAAGGAAAAACCGCTACAATTAGCGGTTTATATTTGGTTATTATAACC of the Clostridiales bacterium genome contains:
- a CDS encoding PBSX family phage terminase large subunit; protein product: MARKLNPAIFNNWVFNSISDYSHRIEVYMGGAGSGKSYGATQKVLLKALKYKRTVLVIRKIQRTIKHSIWSLFITHLRNSGYYDECRINRSDFEIELPNGSIFIFKGLDDEEKIKSIDGITDIVVEEATELTEDEFTQLNLRLRALVDFPQIYLMFNPISKKNWVYNYFFVGELPLNVKVIKTTYKDNKFLSAEYVAELERLQYRNPAYYRIYTLGEFATLDKLVFSTYTTKIISDKEVEGLSRWIGLDFGYINDPSALVWGYIDTLHKKIYVRGEYVRKGMKNDEIAETMFDLGLAKDKSYGDSAERKSIDEIKDKGINIEPTEKGKGSIIHGIQWIQQYELIVDERCYKVIEELENYTWKKDKKTGEYINEPVDTFNHTIDAIRYGLNKYIKGVKTPKVYSKPIGL
- a CDS encoding terminase small subunit, with product MSKRPITPYKVGDKLTLKQERWIDEYLKTNDYTTASRNAGYTGNNLRSIGYQNSLKFKDLINERRQKLSKEIEKSTIATLEEIFEFWTKTFKDGNIKDADRIKASELLAKAKGGFIEKVEVKKVNTDWFIDEDTDNGKET